In Moritella sp. F3, one DNA window encodes the following:
- a CDS encoding c-type cytochrome gives MKTLSLILGAGLLFSTFTNAETNLPDRQTELPAHAKAASSEYLVPRDLTTIPDTEFGNKVKQGYSLFVNSQTMRGQYVGNEQNCANCHMQAGMKANSAPLWGAFMAYPAYRKKNDKVNTYAERIQGCFKYSMNGVAPAVDSPELVALTAYSYWLAMGGLLDKYDMQSTPIPEMSDAVVQLGGKADSFVLPEKIAAALPVEQRNKLAGRGYPKLAKPAQAPSIPRGEIVYQQTCATCHGDNGQGLKQDGVQSFPPLWGKGSFNWGAGMHRVNTAAYFIYENMPLGKSIQLSNQQAWDVAAFMNSHERPQDPRFNGDLKANKEQYHNHQGYYGKTVNGKIVGENAFPAKAVD, from the coding sequence ATGAAAACATTATCTCTTATCCTCGGCGCAGGTCTATTGTTCTCAACGTTTACCAACGCAGAAACAAATTTACCCGATCGCCAGACCGAACTACCAGCTCACGCAAAAGCCGCCAGCAGTGAATACTTAGTGCCACGTGATTTAACTACTATCCCAGATACTGAGTTTGGCAATAAAGTAAAACAAGGTTATTCACTGTTCGTTAATTCACAGACCATGCGTGGTCAATACGTCGGTAATGAACAAAACTGTGCCAACTGTCACATGCAAGCGGGTATGAAAGCCAATTCAGCACCATTATGGGGCGCATTCATGGCCTACCCTGCCTATCGTAAAAAGAACGATAAAGTAAATACTTACGCAGAGCGTATCCAAGGTTGTTTTAAATATTCAATGAACGGCGTTGCACCTGCTGTTGATTCACCAGAACTCGTTGCCTTAACTGCCTATTCATATTGGCTAGCGATGGGTGGCTTGTTAGATAAATACGATATGCAAAGTACGCCTATCCCTGAAATGAGTGACGCAGTAGTACAACTGGGCGGTAAAGCGGATTCATTTGTATTACCTGAAAAGATTGCGGCTGCATTGCCAGTAGAACAACGCAATAAGTTAGCTGGCCGAGGTTATCCTAAGTTAGCTAAGCCAGCTCAAGCACCGTCGATCCCTCGTGGTGAAATAGTTTACCAACAAACCTGTGCAACATGTCATGGTGATAACGGCCAAGGGTTAAAGCAAGACGGCGTACAATCATTCCCGCCACTTTGGGGGAAAGGTTCATTTAACTGGGGCGCAGGTATGCATCGCGTTAATACCGCCGCTTATTTCATCTATGAAAACATGCCGCTGGGCAAAAGCATCCAACTTAGCAATCAACAAGCATGGGATGTGGCCGCATTTATGAATAGCCATGAGCGCCCACAAGATCCACGCTTTAACGGTGATTTAAAAGCCAATAAAGAGCAGTACCATAATCATCAAGGTTATTATGGTAAAACCGTGAATGGTAAAATCGTTGGCGAAAATGCCTTTCCTGCTAAAGCTGTAGATTAA